ggactatattgatatcactggaattctcgaaactgttattttcttccaccaaattaacacatttattgcggtagtccagcaaaacggctaaataaaccagaaatcaatcacccttacaccaccaaacccaattccatctatggactatcgcaaaagtattttaaaaatcctgagtatttcgatttttttgaagcattttttgctgagatatgataccgtcttctcccaacatgccgaagccgcgattcaatctgacatgcgctgtgacatgcgcagaggcgagacgctgatacattagcataagctccgccccgtcataatgacgtcattattctcaatctcaggagttggtcgagcgatggggcgatggaggtattataaagaaacccaattcgattcatggactatcgcattttcaaaactcagaatatttcgatgctttagatgcgtttttatgactccagctcctccctctgggagctggagtcagtattgttttcgctcaggtgtctcgtacaatcacgtgacctctccaacactcgataatgcactcttttcgtccacgttttaggccaatcttcggcatgaacatgaaatctaataagcgcagtacttaaatcagatgtttctctcgccttgaaaacattcctgggtaaaatccattgagattagccgagttaatctactttttccgtgcttaaaatctctgccgctgaattctataaataggaactattaacatcgcggcagtgtggttcccattgtgcgccctcccacttcacaccacgtcaggaagttttacggagagggagggcgtgcggtaagaagaatgaccaaaatgacgtcacgttttcctggcaatgcctcttgccagaccagtcaagcattgggaaagcatctttaattcagacaacgttagaactagaaaaacgaataatttgcaaaagtaaaagcagatttcaccactaaccagtcaaatcggaatacgacggcgcaaaatgttctcgctttcctcctacTTCCTCCTCGCTTTCCTCCTTTGACTACAGTCGAGTTTGTTACTCGGTTTCTActcggttgacatgacgactacctggggactatcaaatttgctaccagcaaatttcggaattctagttatcatcatcatcatcatcattattattaggaAATAGCATCAGTGGGCCAGTAAAAAGTTAGGTGGAGTCCGGTGcataagtttggttgcaatttgCCCTTTTGCCATAGTATGACATTTTGTCAATTATTTTGTAGCTCCAGTTGCTCACTGGTATCAACAAGGCCAAACACACCAAGGATGAGATATTTCAAAGTAAAAGGTCATCAGATTAAAAGTCAGTCCATTGGAAAACTGGCATCCACCGAGATGAACTACCAAGTGTGGTGGAAATTGGTTTCGTAATTCAAAACTTGCAAAACCGTAACCTCTGCAAATATACTTAAATTTCAGATCTGTCCAGCAAGGCCAGTATCTTACATTCTGTCAACAAACACAGTGTTGAGAGGGCTGCATCTCGAAATGGTAAAGAAATAATTATGCCGGTACGTAGAAACATCCATTTAACCTTTTTGTTGGCTCACCAGTTGATGAGGCGATAAACTAGTGCATTGTCTGTTTTCTTTATCTTATATCATAAACAGTGGCAAGTTTGCAGTGAATCACTTCCGTTCTGAATGTTGTAATGAACCCAAAGACCAGATGACCTTTGACTGGAAATCTAATTTCAAAGATGGCACTCTTGGTGTTATTTTACATTGTTAGCTTTGGACCCCATGTTGAATTCCTGGTCCTGAGTGATGAAAATTCAGCTGGTTCAATTTTGGCTTTCATTTCAATGTCCATTCTTCAATCTATAGATGAATTTATAGAATTGATCTCAAATCCTTCATCCCCTCACATTGCAGATGGCCAGGCTATTGCAATTAAACTGCAGAAAAACATCAACAGAACCAATCGGCATATTAAGAAGATGTTGGAAATCTTCAACACAAAGGACATGGATGAGAGTTTACCAGAGTCACTTGTTTAATACGAAGATGCGTTGAAGGGACATTACTTAGGCAGGAAGAAGCACCAATTGTAGGTCCTAATGATAGTGTGCCATTCTACCTTAAAGAACAAGCTGTTGACTTGTTTTGCCACCACTCCCGAGTTTTTGAGGAATGGTGCTTGTTGTTGGAGAAGATGGTCAATGTTGACCGCGTCTTTCGGAAGCAACAACAAGTTTTGTTGGCCTGTGCAACATCGGACTATCTCTCACAGGGCCAGATGGAAATGGTAGTTGCTAAGGCAATTTCTAAAGAAGAACTTCACAATGAATTCTATGAGGCATGCAAGGGCAATGTGGAATTGCCATTTCCTGGGCAGACATTTATTGCATCTGTCATTAACAATCATCAAAGCATCACCACTAGTGAACTTGGCCTTCCTGAGGAAGAGGTCAGTGACTTCCTTGAAAGGGTGCAGTGTTTGGGGGAAGAGCAGGAGCAGCATGGTGATGATGGGGACGATCATGAGATAGAAGAGGGATTAACTGCAGTTCAGGAGAGTGATTATTTGGATCTGATTGATTGTAGCTACAATTTTTGAGGTCTTCATGTTTAAggtaaaaaaaaaatgtatataaggtaaaatggggtatttgcagcccaggtctaattgtagccccctggcaatgtttttgattcatattccggtaaccgtGGAAtaattcagccaacccaagcatggatatgaaagaggtggctcttgagtatcacaacataattAGTTTTGaattatgcaacatgttatgtaagagctttggctataagaagtaaacaaatcggacacatgcacaaaaaaagttgggatcgaactttttacaggtctgaattttccacacttgcagagcattgatgtatttgaaacttggttcaggtgatcagtattgagtgtggagaatgttgtatgcggcatttattgtcattattaCAGGTaaattttcagagacacttcTGACCAAGGTGTATTTGTAGCCCtttggttcggggtatttgtagccccatataaatagctcaatatatcctgtcataaatcatgaaaatgctaggttttttggctcacctgtgagcctttaccatcacgcagcgtctgtcgtcgtcgtccgtcgtccgtcgtcgttagacatgggtggcacgttttgttaccgccaaagccactgaactgaaacttagtacacatgtaccccttggtgaccactactcagagaccaaaacgcggtctcatatgtttcacggtttggccaccagggggctaaaggtaaaaaatgaagaaatgcgttttctcccttattactggtacgaaaaatttgaaaaaaatatggtaggtacttctactaatgggacatcacatatcctccgggtttttgatttgacctaattttcaaggtaagataggtcaaagttcgccgacggcaccgctgttagtcaatggtggcacgttttgtaaccgctgaggctattgaactcaaacttggtacatatatacccttgggtgacctttactcagagactgaatcgtggcgtcatacgatttacggtttggccaatagggggccaaaagtcaacaactgattaccacaccaaattagaccttgtatttacaaatgcacataatgtgcaccatacagggatcattgacaattgctggtctgaccataaaatgatatatacagctttaccaatgtcagaatcactgactccatagcctccccttcgacacaggtgagcacatggtccctggaccatttcatttatttttatacccgaattatattatttgatcataaatttaTCCAAATTAGATACAATGTTAAACCTTCATGTATcagcaatgatacatttgagattCCATACTAGTTAATCTGAATttttttcgaaataatgttgatattttcaaagttactggtgtctctagttaaagccacaccattgactagatagcagcatttctcatggtacatgtacattgtattacgaTTTAGTGGTGCCAGCTATaattggggttgatacatgactcataactgaaactaaagtttttaatggcgcacgacaagaccgtcagccaattcagaatgtcacaagctgttgtctgacacaaggtgtaatgtacaacagagatgataaatagaacttttaccccagtttaaaatcagtctgatttgagaCGATTAAAAATTTTTAGTAAATGATTGCATCAAAAAATCACCTACGTGTTCAACAaatattgatttatttcagcaaaatctcgtcgtcaacctagatttTGATAATATTGAAAGCTTAAAATGTATAAGTAAAAAGTATAAATGGCAACTGAATAATTGATTGATTCCTCCCTTTCCTATAGGGTCGGTCCCTCCCTTCTCCTGggacagaaaagaaaaagaggttACGAAAGAACAAACAGATGAGAAAAAAGGCTCAATTTGTTGAAGTaagaatcaatgattttttttgagGGAACTTATTCCTTTCCTTGTCCTTACTTGTATTCCCCTTTACTCTCATACAGTGATGCTTAATTTCTTTGACTAGATTATACCACCAATCGATTTTGTTTCAATGTGAATTCTTTTAATCGATGGAGGCCGGTTTATTCAGTTGAACAAGAGATACAGTTATGGTAGTGGTAGGTCATGGTAATCaatctttttgtctttttacACTACAGGATCAAGTTGCTAGCTGttcttttcaagatggcagccttctGGACAATGAAAGTACTCAGAAACCTACTGTGAGTATCTGTATTTTCAAAAGCTAGTAAATGTTGTGGCCATACTCTGCTGCTAAGGGTTGTTTTAGATCAGGTTAgatttataaattttcaaatgaatggagGAACCACTAATGTAGATCTCTATTATAGTAAAAACACCTAAAATTAAGAATTTTTTGTGCACATGGAAACATGGAAAACATGGATTGCAAAGATTTCCGAAAGGTGTGGATTTCCTTATGCTCTGTTGAGCTACCAGACTCAATTAGTCAGTTCATCAAAAGTGTTGACATGATATATGAATTAATAAGAGCATGTTGATATATGCTTTTAGGCACCTGTTGCTGATTCTTCTCATCAGGATGACTGCAGAAAAAAGATACTGAAACACAGGAACAGTTAAATGTAAGTGTAAATTTCTTAGAATGAAAGACTTGGTAATAATCAGGACAGAGATGTCCTTGCCATTATTTCTAACGGTTTATGAACTGTATGAAAATCTGAACAATTGCCAAACATTATTACATCTACGAATTAATGACGATGATCTCATTTTCAGGAAGCTGTagtgtcaacaagttcaccaaATAAGAGTCATTGTGCTGCTAGCGCATATACACAAGCATGGATATCAAAATTTGCCGTAAGTACCtgtatttttatcaagaaaGCATGTAACTagatgaaattcaatttgagGTCGTTAGAGTAAATAACAACTTAAAGTGGTGTATGTCTCCTTCAATAACTAAGATGATGGCATTGACGAGTTCGACACCAATAATAGATGCAATGATGATGAGGTTTTGCTGTTCAAACAAATTTGTTGTGGCATTTAGTACATGAAATATGGTATTTAAGTCCCGAAAAACATAGAGGCCAAATGAAACATTTGGtaaagacaaggatcaaagttcTGGCTAGGCTATGTATGACATGAACACAATTATTATTGTTCTCATGAGTATCTTCTTTTATTACAGTCACACGGTGCGCCTACTGGTAGTTCAACTCTTACAAAAGAAGCCATAACTGTTCAAAGAAGGAAGTTATGTCTGCAAAGTTCCACAGAGAGAAGGTCACCAGAAAAATGTCCGTCACAAGAAGTAAGTTCACAGAGTTGGCCTTGTTAAAAAAAACTTAAGTTTAAACACAGCGTTATAACAACTTCCCACAAATCAGTATAGATTCAAATGCAAGATGCATTTATTACTATTTGCACATCATCAGGCTGGACCAGTTACAGTGCTGTGGCCTAAGTGGGGATTAGCATGTTAAAACCTCACCATACAGGAGCACCCCTAatactttacatgtatgtctgctTTGGGCAATGCTAGAGAGAATTTGGACACTGGTTGAGCAGAGCCTGGGTGTTGTGGTTACAGCTGCTCCTTTGCCTTTTCAGAGTTCCAAATTAAGACAACTGAGAAGTGACTACGAAAAGCTTGAAGACAAGTGTGACAGGCTAAAAGATGAACTTGTGTAGACAGACAGGCGCTATAAATACTTATATGAACAGTACAACAACGTGCAATTCATGGCCTCAGTGCGGAATGAACGACACAAAATTTGTACCCACTTTCGAATGGCGGAGCAAGTGTCGTCATATGCTGCCAAGCAGGTTGAAGAGAGTGTTTTTAGCAACGTCTTTTTCAATTCAGACTGTGACATAGACAACGTCATTGTTCCTATCATCAATGTAAAGCTGATGAAAGTATTAAAAGTTGGAGACACTTGCCAAATATACAAAGCCGCCTGCCACACTGTCAATAGGTTCGCTGCTAAGCAATACAGTGATGAGAACTATGCATCCGTTGTCAACCGAGAGTTTCGGGTGCTGTCCTGTATCAATGCCACATTTACCCCATTCCCAATTGGAGTATACTATAAGGATAACAAACCGGCATTGGTGACTTCATTCCACCACATTACGGGGACTGTATATAGCTTAAATGACTGTTTTTTGGATTTTCCTTCCCATTTAAGTGGGAGGGGATGGGTGAAAGCAACAGTCACATTTGGCTTTCACCTCAGTCACCTCTTCGAAAGACGGTTTTTGCATAACAACTTGAAGGCTGATAATGTTGTGCTGGATGCAAATGAGAAGGGCATAGATGTCATTCTGTGCAGTTGGAAAAATTCTTGTAGAATCGAATCTGCCCGAATTCTCACAGAGAAGCAAACAAAAAAGCTTGCGGACAATATTGTTGTCCCAGAGGTTTTGCGCAGAGAGAAGCCATTTTCAATTGCAAGTAACATTTATGCATTCGGTTGTCTTGGAATCTTGGTTGTGAAATATTGTAGGGCATATGAAATCACGGATTACAATTTACCAGCTCTGGAAAGATTCTGTCTGAAATGTGTGAGTCCAAGATCTGCAGCAAGGCCAGATGTTGAGCTGTTTGACGAATACCTCGAATCATTTGACATATAGTAATGTGTGACTCTAACTGaaaagacagtacatgtatcccTCTGACATTGGCGGATGGTATTTTGGAGAACTTTGTTTTCCACCTGGAGGTTCTATCTTGACTGAGAATACTTGGCCTGTAAGGtcacatacaatttacaaactgTATGACGAGTTTGGGTCTTAACCCTTTAGTTCCTGCGAGTCTACAAATCTTTTCcagcatctccctgaagatttccaggtattcctatagtgtatagacttttggcaaaagagatacaaaaagttgagaatgaagtactacaagttattttgaagctaacaatcatacctacaatatgatatcacaaatttttcattttaaccccctggtatcgACAGGATTAACCCTCTcagcaatttagtgaaaattcataaaaaggccCTGTAGTAAACAACAGAATCATAAGAAGTTCCTACCTAATCAAAAAAATCCATAAAGAAACCCAAATTACGATAATCCAACCTAATATCGATCGAAAAACACAACCCGGCAGtctcctgtacatgaatacatgaatgggtTGATATGAAGTTATGGTTTGACCATGTCACATTTGTTGGTCAAGTTGGACCATGAGAATTGCGAAATTAAAACACCTACAAAAATGTCCAGGGTGTGGTTTTATTGCTGAATTGACATGTAGACGATGGATATCTTTTTACCGGTGAATACTAGTTGTATGTTGTTATTATCAATATGTCAGGCCTTCCCAGTTGGTCACAAGTTGTCATATTGACTTGTCTAGTTCGAAGTGTtctgttcaataaaaacacttgaATTCACTTGAGTCATATGTTGTGTTTTCCTTTGAATTTTATTACACAGTGGCGAGTATTGATACTTTCAATTATAGCCTACAGTGGAAACCAACACAGACCAGAGCTACAAGGAGAATGGCATGCCAAATCAAAGAAGAGAATCTTTCTGTGTTCGCTTGCTACGTACCACACTGTGATCAAAAACCGGAAATTACAACAGCTTTTTTAGGTGACAAGGTGCATTTTGGAGGACAATCAGGACAAGGTTGAGACTAGTCCACAGTCTGTCTGGCTTTGGAAGAAGTCTTCTACTTCCGACAAGTGGATTTTAGTGGAAACACCCTCAACTGACACTTTCACATTGGCACCTGCTcatgtgaaatattttgacagCAATGAGCAAAAAAGCTGTTAAAATGTAGTGAAGTCCGAGTTGCTTTGAATATGGAGAGCCCGAGACCAATCACAAACATTGACTGTAGACAGTGGCAGACAGTATTCAGCACTGTTTGATTTTGGTTCTTACATTGCACCAGGAGTCTAAACATACCTCACACAGGTATCCTTTTCCTGACAAGGAAATTATTTCATGTTGTGACGCTCTCCCATGAACTGTTGAGCGAACTATTTCAAAGTTGTGCACTAAAAGCTCTTTTCTCCACTGACAGTTGCCTCAAGTACAGCAATGCATACATAAAATTGTAATCAATGTTGACAAAGACCATGACAAAAATATCACgaagaaatcattgaaaaataaatcttgctttatttacagaaaacaacattacatgtatacatgtcacaattgattttgaaaagCGATTTTGTGCAGTAACATTGTCGCATAATTAAACAACTCGTCATGTCTGCATGTATACTGGCTTATTTGGCACTTGAAGAAGTCCGATAATCTCTCAGCATTGCTTGTGAGTGTTCACTCGTGAGGTGGCGGAGTGGTTCCCATGTATCATCTTGTGGACCGTCATAGCCAACCCACTTCACTCGATATTCGAGAACACCCTTATTTTTTCGGTGCTTGTAGATCTTCTCGACTATACCTGAAATATGTTTGGAAAAAGTTGTTAAGAGATACCAGAACAAAAATTGCATTCATTGACATTTAATGATGAGTTCTGCTGTATTTGCCAAATCCCCTAAGACCTTTCTTGCAgcaaccacaaaaatatgttttttctaCAATACTGAAGCTGCCTGTATatcactacagtagaacctcccttagcggacacctctctactaaggacactctctctactaaggacactagttttggtcccaaattgggtgtttccattcaatttgacctctctaatcaggacacctctctattaaggacagccattttcagtcctgagggtgtccttaatagagaggttctactgtatttcattaAAGGAATTCATAATTCTTTGTCATATATTGTACCGGTAAAATGACTTTTGATGCTTATTATTGCAAAAAAAGGGATAATTTTTTAGGCCAAATGTGTGATTTAAACCATTTCACAAACACTTCGTCCATACTGGATTAAGATTGGATGCATGGAATAATCTACCATTGGTTGGACTATAGGAATAAGAATCCTAAAATGTACCTTGGTTCAAAGCTGTAAGTTTGGCTATATCTTCGCTTAATTGCTCATCCGCATCCTAGAAGAGTGAATAGAAATGgtttgaataaaatgtttcaatgTTTGTAGTGAAGTTAGAAAGAATAGCAACAAATTGCGATCAATATCATGTAACTATTTAATGAAGAGATTTAAAAACAATGATCAAAtcaatgttttaaacatgaATAAGGATAATTTAGAAAATAATTCTGCACCTACCAGTTTCGCTGACTTCTTCTTTCTCATGCCAACCCTGGATTTTGTGTTCTTCATCCGAACTCCCAATTCCTCCTCCCAGCTGACTCCTAAAGATGAGAAAAATAATGATGAGCCCAATAATGGTTACTTCAAATGGTAAAAGTGCTATTCAAAAGTTGCCTTTATCATGAAAATAACTCTCAGCCAGCGCCAATCATGTTACCACTGTACCTAAACTAATAGATGTCTCTCACCAGTTAATATATGTAatcatctt
Above is a genomic segment from Lineus longissimus chromosome 14, tnLinLong1.2, whole genome shotgun sequence containing:
- the LOC135498930 gene encoding uncharacterized protein LOC135498930 isoform X2, whose amino-acid sequence is MLNHFAGGGVGVAPVLPLPIPRPAVFSKKSSIQNNEGSAFKKSVNPRVSWEEELGVRMKNTKSRVGMRKKKSAKLDADEQLSEDIAKLTALNQGIVEKIYKHRKNKGVLEYRVKWVGYDGPQDDTWEPLRHLTSEHSQAMLRDYRTSSSAK